The region TCCGCTACGATACAAGTAAGACAAGTTCAGATATTGCAGGTCCTTGAGGCTCCACATAAAGTTCCATATATTTTCCAAAGCAGAGCATTCTGACAAATCAAGATGGACCAATTTTTTTAGCTTCCCGAATGATTCTGGCAGTACTTTAATGCTCCTACAGTGTGACAAATCAAGATAAATCAGACCCTCCATTTCTCCGATTGACTCTGGCAGTGCAGATAGAGAAGATTCTCGAAGACTGAGATAAAGCAATTTTGACAGCCTAGTGATACTATCCGGAATAACTTCATTTCGTACTCTTGGAGCATTAAGATACCTCAGCTGCTTCAATCGGCCAATTGAGTCTGTCAATTCATGGATGAAGCACTCGCTCAAGTCCAACACACGCAGGGATTTAGTAGTGGCAAATGCAGCATCATCATGTCGAATTTCAGCCGAACCCATAAAACGGAGTGCCCTTATCCTCGGTGAGTCCAATAGCTTGCTACAATCATTGAGCAGTGCATAGTGGCAGCGGTTTCCCACAATGTTGCCATCATTGCCAGCGAGAAGAATTTCGTCATCCATCACCGACCTTGCTAGATCATGCACCAAGTCGTGCATGGTGAACCCTGTAACATCGGCAGGGCCATGGCGGAATCTTGCAATCTGAAACAAAAGCCATTGGCAGTGTTAGATTTTTATATTTCAAGCGTTCGATGCACTAACAAATTTAGCAGCGACAGGTAGCATATACTATGTTGGGACATATCTAGATAGCTCTATTTCTCTCGCTCGCACGAACGAAGGTGAAAGATGGAGCACACGATTTTACTGACGCACAAATGCCTCGGCCGCACGAACGGTCTCACTTTACTGGGCACATATCCAGGCGCGGCAACGCACCGCAGCCTATCCAGAGGAGCTCTCTCTCACATCCGACCGGGGGCACACCACGGTCACGGCGAAGACTACCTCATCTCTGGACCCTAGGCTTGGGCTCATACCGACATACTTCGATCAGTACATGAGGAGGgtctttagagcatctccagccgttggccccccagggggcgcctaaaatcgccgcctgggggtgaccCGGCGCAAAAAGtgggcctgggggcgagttggcccccagcCGCCACCCTCAGGGCCGGCCCCAGGCGTGGGAAAAAAATTTAGACAAACTTGGGCTGAAACACGTCAATTTTCGGCAAACTTGGGCTTTTATATTCGCAAACTTGGGCTAAAACACGCCATTACATATAAAAACTAGTCAAAAAAAAACTTGCTGAAGGCCGAGAAGTCGCCGTCCTTGCCGCCATCGTCGGCTTTCTCCTCATTGactcgggcgcccctgctggagccctccccggctggtggcggcggcggcggcgcatcgtcgtcgtcgtcgctgtcgtcgatgatgacgacgccgccttcgtcgcggcctcggcggcgctgcgcgaagcgctgcagggcggcgcactggcgctccctcgccatcttcagggagtcttggcgtgcccattcaagggccgcgtcgttgtcgagctcgacctcgccgtgctccgtcttcaccggcgcgaggcccggctccgtcttcagcttgacgaagcgcgggggaggagccgacgaggaggcgcgccggccgccctcgctgATGACGATGCCGGTGCTGCGTGTACGCCGGCCAagtggcgtctccgccgcgggctcggccttgacgccgagcagcgatGGAGTGCCGGAGGAttgggaggaagaacgcgacgaggaagaagaggaggaggagccgaacctccttggcgcccattgcCCGTCGCGTCGGCGGTGCGCCGGGGCGGCCGTCCTCGCCGGGGGGTATGCCAACGGtgggttgttgccgccctcgatgtgcgTCAGCACGCCGTCGAGGGTGCGGAcagggacgccccaccagaggtggcgcccctcgctgttcttcaggccgccgaccaccggcgccccattggtggacgccagccgctgctgctggcggcgctcgaagtacgtCGCCCAAGCCGCggtgttgtcggcggcgtactgggggagggagagcttggcgtcggtgagggaggcacGCGTCGGCGAAGTACGATGGCTTGgtgacggcgtcgggcaacgggggaatgggcactcccccattgctgagcctccagcccgtcggcccggcgcgcatgtccggcggcgccgggatgttcgcctggaacaggagccaggactcctgttcgcagagcgaacggcggccgaagccgttggccgccgcctcgtctctggGGAAACGCTCGGCCATCGTGGAGAGGAGTGGCTGGGGAGAACAGATCGGCGGGAGAGGGAGGGCTGGGGCGGGGAgaagagctcggcggcggcgctcgggagaggtggAGAGGTAGCACTCAACGCAGGCGAGCGAGACCATATACAGCCGCGCCGCGTCCGTGTGTACGCgtccgagggaggggaggcgtcggcgcgcgtcGGCACGccgccccgtgacgcgccgcccgtgaggaatcaatggcaaagctgaccggcggcagccttgccattgatttccTACGGGAAACCGAGGCGTCTGGAGAAGACGAGGCGCGGTGTCGCTGACGCAGCTGGCCCACGGCGCTTTCACGCCAAAAACGATttgcccggcgcccccgagcggtCCCCAGCGCGCCTGGTTCGGGTTGGGttcgccggcgccaatttcggcccgggCCGGCGAAAAATGAGCCTCCGAGGATGCGACTGGACCGATTTTTTAGCGCCGGCGGCTGAAAAATCACCGGGATGCCTTGCTggggcacggctggagatgctcttatacccGCTGGCTCACACAGGCGCACGCACACACGACTCAGCTACGGCCGCTCCACTCGACCAGCTTCTCTCGCACATGCTGGCCACGACTCGGCGGCCACGATCCGCACCGCAAGGACGTGCCAAACGAACTGACTAGCCGAggcacacgcacacatgcatggcCTATCCACCACGCTGACGAGCAACTAACTCAGGGCATGTACATTGGTTTAGATACCCGCCGTCTGTAGCAATCGTCCACGTCAGTTGTAAATAGCCATAAAAACGACCTCTACAATGGGCAGTCTATTTGGCTATCTGTAACACCCAAAAATTAGGAAATATTGATGATAAAAAAATACGACGGTTAGGCGGAGCGAACAAGTCGCTACAGTCGCGTGAGGATACAACGGGGATAGGCTATCGGTAGCTAGCGATTTTCCTGGCGTATCGACCGTCTGCCAAATTATAGACAGACTCCTGccctctcctccctctctctcctccacgtTAAAAAATATCCAACGTGGCAAGCGTTACAAACGGCTGAGTGGACGCTGCTGTACATGCCCTCATGCATGCCGCTAACCACTAGTCTAATCAAGATTACTACTAACATAATAGACAAAATTAAGCTACGATAATCCCCAGCTCTACATCAAGACGATGCATGTAATCGTACATTAAGGCCATCTCCAACACTGACCCTCAAACTGTCCGGACGGCCATCCAACGCGGGCCAGTAACGGTCCGCTGGGCGGTCCTAGCATACTTTCTTCCTCAAACCGGAGACAAACGTGGGGCATTTTGCGAGCGTCCGGACCACCCCCATGCCCGCGTCTGACTGCCTTGGCCCAACAATAATCCCTccgtcgcccgcgcgcgcttcccacgCTCCATCACTCCAGAGCCAGAgcagatgcgacctctcactggcgctaaCATTGAAGCAGGGAGTCGGCCAAGAGAGTGTCGCTTCCTGGTGCAGGCGACTGCTCCGCATTCAAACGACACCACAGCCTtctgtccgtccatctgccgcccacattaaagaCATGTTGTTGCCGAGGAACCTACTCCGGCACCACTACTCCGTCTCTCTTCCACCTACCTTTGCCTCCTCGTCCGCTATATAAACTGCAACCCTAGCCATAGCCGCATTCATCCTCCCCCGGTCCCTTTCGCCTCTTCCGCACAACTcccaccatggcctcctggcgtgccAAAGCACTCTAGGAGAGACTGTAGCTGGAGTAGAAGAAGGAGATGGTTGTCATTACTGTCGGCTGCCAGGCTAGTAGGCAGCCGGAGGCCGACGATGCACCAATGGAGGACGCTGCCAACGACAAGCCGGCGCCATCCTCGTCGGCAGCGCCACCCTCAatggttcatttcatcatgaacatCGACGAGGTCCGTGCCCATTACATGGACAtggtgcgggaggagcgggagaggaagtttcgggaggcgcaggccgacgcggcCTAAAACCTCCAGCTCCTCTAGGAGCACCAGTAGGCGAAGGAGGGGCTCAACGCCAGCAGGGAGATCGTGCCTGATGCAGACGTGGCAGAACTGCTCGAGTAATACCGCTCCGGCCGCCAGATCCGCCTCAACCGATGGCAATACCTTCCGGCGTCAGGCGGACTGGAGGCCGCCTACAAGGAGTTCGACGAGGCCTTGGACGAGGTGTGGGACAAGATCGCCGGCTCCCACCCCTTCCCCTGGAGCACAAAGTCAGCACGTCCGCGGGCACCGccgacagcgaggaagagtagtgcacGGCAGGTTGCCACCACTCAGTTCCCAAGAAGGCCATCGCTCCTCCACTCCCGTTGTAGCCGAGCTGGGTTGGTTGAACCTCGTCGGCCAATTAGCCCCTTGGCGGCAACGCGGAGGCGTACTGCTTCACTTCCCGGGGCTCCGGAGGCGGAAGTTACGGAGGCGGAACTGGAGAGCGCCGAAGGTGAACTAGAAAAGGCAAAGCTTCAGTTCTCGGGGCTCATGGCCGGCCACGGGGAACAAGCACCGCTTTTAGTTGAAGTATGTATGAAATAAATGTAATGAATtctgtcatgtttatatgaaatcccacGTGTTTGCATTAATGTAGTCCAGTTTACATGAAATTcggccgtgtttgcacgaattgcaTCCTGTTAGTTTGGATAGTAGTTGAAATGTATGCGGATAGCATTGGATTGCTGCATCCTACATCCGTGTCCACGGACGGGTGTAGGAGGAAATTTGAGGGCTGCTATTGGAGATCCCCTAAGAATGAAAAATTCAGCAGCCGGACAATATTGACCcggaaataaagcaaaaataaaccCAAGGCTGCATTCCTTGCGAAAGTAACTCCAGTAGATAGCCACTAACCCTACGTTAAAACACGACATCAATACAAAAAATACACAACTCGTAGgctacaccttcaagaaggaatcatTGCACGTGCCCCGATTAAGGCGAATCCAACACAAGGTTGATCCCAACCCCGAAGCCCAACTTCAACCCACTACCTTCAGCAAGGACAGGACGCACACACGCGTTGACATAGCCTGATCACAGATTTTATGTTTTCATTGGAGTGCGTAAGGTCGTCGTTAAAGCCGCATGTACCATCATCTCTTATCCGACTACTGACACCTCGATAACCGGATACCTCGGGAGAAGACACTAGAAGACAGACGTCTCATATTGCCTGCCTCCCGTTACTATCGCACCACCTTTAATCTAGCATCACCAAGCTAGATATGAGACCTCTGCTAGAGCCTCTGTGCAGCACATGCCGGTAGCAAGAATCACCCGACGTCCCCACATGAGACGTCGTGCGTAGTATCCGCTGAAGGCTTCACCTGCTAGTGAGAGGCACTGCTTGACGACTTCCCATACTGCCACTAGCCTCAGAAAGGTCATCGGCACCTCGAGATCCAAACTCCGAGTCGCCACACAACCATGGAGTCCACCGCCGTTGAAGAACAGGGCTTGCCGCCCCCGATTCAGGGCGCTACAGGGGCTGAGTCAGGGGCTGTATATATATAGCACAAGCATCGACCGACTCAAACCTATCTTGACCTACTCTGACTAGGACACGCTCTAAATCAGCTCTTTTTTTTAGAATCGGTCTAACTcagctttttttttttgagaatcggcCTAACTCAGCTTTATTGGAATGACTCGTACAATACGACTAGGACTCCTAATAAAACTACCACGTATGCATCTTAGCCAGACTGTTACTTGTGATTTTCCTAATCTAATTAACTCCTAATCAGACTAGTATCTCTAATCAAGATTACTCTAGCTGGGAAGGCCCCGGCGGCAGCTAAGGTTTTCCCTCCTATCGCTCGTGGGGGCATAAAAGCAAAGAAGATAAAATGCCGTTTGTATAAAAGTGCATCTCAAGTGATAGTTGTGCATGGTTAAATAACAATAATGCTAAACGTATAAAGAACTACACACATTTACACGATGACTAGGACTTTTTTTTCTCTCTAACTAACCCCTCCCCCTGATTTTTCATGAGGGTCGGCCCTTCTTTCCCTTAATCTTCAATCAAAATCCACTTGCCTGTAAAACCCCTGTAAACCTATGTATGTATAGCATTATTCGTTATATAATATACGTCTATGTACTTTTTATTTAGTCAATAAAAACTTATTGTACTAATGAATGATGCTAGTTGACGTATGCTGAAATGCCCCGCAGCCCATTATGCAAAATAGCAAAGTTTAGCTTTGCCTTTCATGCATCAAAACTGAAAATATGACTCTTACTTATATAAGATTTAATAATGCATCAAAATTGAGGATTACTTTTTCCCCTCCAGCCATTACTTTCATATAAGATTATTTTTTCTTTTACTAGAATACAAGAATAAAATAAGTTGTCAAAATAATCAGGGATGACCTCCGGTGCGCTTTTATGTTTGGGTATATGATTATATGGGGTGCGTCGTGGTGTGTGCATGAGCAACTGAAATTTTCTAACAAGTTACAAGTATAAGTTGAGTATGTTGTAAAATGCATTAACCACTGAAAGATTGGATAAACATGTGCACCGCATAAACAAGCAtcgtatgaactcccactcaattaCCTTCGAATGTTCAAGGAAGGAAAGCTTCAAAAGCTGAGTAATGTACATCTCGCCGAGCTCCCAAGCGGTGAATGTTAGTGTTGCCCCAATAAAAGAAAGAGAAATCCACTGGTGAATTAGATCACCTTTAGATATCTTGCATCCTTTTGGAAAGATTGCCCAATAGGCAAAGCAGAGCTTCAAATAGCGAGGCATAAAAGTATAGCTTAACCTCAAGGATGCAAGCACTGGTGTTGCAGCTTTATCTTTTGGGTCTGAAGAAGAAGTAGATACTTTCCAGATATCACTGTCTCTCACTTTCTTCCACTGATTATAACTCATAGTTTCCAAAATGGGTCCAACTGATTGAGCTGCTAAAGCCACACCCGCACACTTCGCTGCAATGGCTTCCCCTATATGCTTCAACTGTTCTTTGTCATCTCTAGATTTAAACCCACTTTTTTCTTTAATTATAGTCCAGCACATCTCATCCGTCAGTGATGCTAGCTCATGCGGGGGAATGGTCAATTTTTTTGTTTGACTATGAATGGCCGAAATTTTCCTTGCAATCACCTCATTGCGTGTGGTTGCTATAACAACCACCTTGCTACCCATTCCAGCCTTAAGCATGGCAATTAGACTATCCAATTGGGAATCATCCTCCGCCCACAAATCATCTAGAATAATAAGAATCTTCTTATTGGCGAGTAGCTTTGCAAGTGATCTGTGTATCATATGCTTTTCAGTGTACAGACTCTCATTCTCTGACAATTGACTTATTAAAGAATTGCCAATTTTGTTCAAATCAAATGTCTCGGACACATAAATCCATACCCGGACATAGTCTTCAAATTTTGTTTTATTATTGTAAATCATTTTCGCCAAGGTTGTCTTGCCAAGGCCTCCAATGCCGTGTATAGCAAGGACAATGAGTTCTTCTATTATGCTCTCAGATAAAGAAACCCATATTTTATTTTCCTCTTCGGTCCTCCCAATGACTGATGCCTCCATGGTTGATGATGTTTCACGCATTTGTATCAGATTCGGTTCATCGGCATTAGTTGCCGGCACTAACATGAATTTCTGGTATTGGTCTGTGATCCCTTGCAGTTCCTCTCTCATAGTCTTCATCTTGTTAGCCATTGTGAACTTGGGCCCGATTGTGAAACAAGGCATCATAACTGCTAGATGTTTCTTGATGGAGAGCTGCAAGAGATCGTCAGCTTAATTGTTAGTCATTGGCGAAATGGTTGGTGATATTAGGAAAAAGTCCATTTTTAGCCAGAAAGTTTGATGCATTTTGCTGACTTGCCTAACATATAAATTCTAGATTTGATTCTGAACATTCTCATGCTGGTCATTAATTTTGGACTTTATGGTTGACTGGTATTTTTTGTTCAAATGTAGATGAGCTCAACTTCGTCTATTTAAAATTTGTATTCACTAAAATACTTAGAAATGAAAATAGAACCTGGTCAAAGTATGCATCTTTTTCTCTAGCACCGGCAAATCTTCTATTCACACAAATATTTAATTTTGGACTCTATTTTTCCTTAATAAAGCTTAATGCAGAGTATTATCGCAAAAAAAGAGGATGGTTCAGAGTTACCTTGCGTGTTGGCTCAGCCTCAGTTCCCACTTCAAAATCATCAATCATGTCGGAGATGCCATACATGGCGTCCTTGAGACGATTGAGCCACAAACGCATGGAATTGTTGGTGTTGGCGTGCTCAGCGTCCTTGAGAAGCGCCTCAATGGACTCGAGGGTAGCCTTCATCTCCTTGAGGTCCTTGTCCAAGTTGAGCTGCAGCTTGATCTGACCTCCCACCAACGAACCAATCTGCTGCACCACCTCCTTCAAAAGTGCAGCGGCAATCATGGCCccgatgcccaccatggctcctgctTGAGCTGCTCGCGATTCTCTCTTGCCGATGTGTGGGATGCACAAAAGAGGGGTGGGGGGGATGGGTATACGACCTTTGTGGTGGCGTGCTCGACTCGATCTTATCGCCACAGCAATTGCCAAGAAGTTTCCTTGGCTTCCTAGCTAGGCATCTTcctaaagatttctttggcttgatTCCTGTGAGCTATGCTTTGTCTTGTAGTTAATTGGACAATATACTCCGTATTTGATAACTTACAATAAGGTGATTCTGGATCTTGGTTTGATGCTATAGGTGCAATGCTTAGTGGTTGGTTTCTACGCCAGTTTTTTGTTTGGTTAGGTGCAGTGGATGCGTTACGTACAAGACTAATTTACTACGAGGCCTAAATTAATTAAGCACTAAACAAACTCTCTGCTGTTGGTACAAGACTTGGTTAGGTACTGCGTGaggcaaagaaaaaaaagagaggtgaAAACAGAACAGAGAAGGGAGATTGTGGGAAGGGAACGAGTTACTACCTTTACCAACTCTGCCGTTGTTGTAGCCCGCCGCCGCCAACGACATGGAGAGAGTGACGGCTTGCCGGGAAGCGGTGGTGGTGAGATTCATGAGACTCACTTCGCCGGCTAGGAGCTGCCATCGTGAGGGGTGCGGCGGGGCTTGTGATGGATAATCTGCTCACACAGCTTCAGACTTAGCAAAATTTCAGTTCTCTGAATAATTCTGACCGTTAGCGTGTGTCTGTGCACGTACGGTTCAGTTAGCATTCTTTCCTTCAGTTAGTTAGCTAGTATTCAGCTCGCTGTAGGAATCGCCATGGGATGGCATGGATCACGCATTCCTCTCTTCGGGCATGTACGGCTTTGCACGTTCAAGCGTCGTGGGATGACACGGCCTGTAAGATCGGCGCGCATGACCATTTCTTCCTTATTTTCAAGAGCTGGTTGGAGTTCAGATCAATAAGAAACATAACAGAAAAGCTGCAAGTTGTTACAGCAGTGCAAAACCAGTGTATTGTACTCTCGATTGCTCTCTCTTGTGTCGCGCTTGCCGGTCTCTGCAAcaacaagtggcatcagagcctcggTGGTGTAAGATCTATCCTGGGTGCCGGCGGTGTATGATCCGCCGGAGAGATGGCCGGCAGCGACGATGAGAAGACGAAGAAGCAACAAGAGGAAAAGAAGTCCACAGCAGAGGCGGCGGCTCTGGAAAAAACCGTGGCGCGTCTCTCCACGGAGGAGGGATAGGGGGTGCGCGTCGTCGACCGTGTCATGCACAGCGGCTGGGATGAGAGCATGCCTCCAATGACGCTCGCACAAACAAACTAGTCTGACGAGCTGTGGCAAGTGGTGAAGAAGACCACATTTCTCtcgtctccaccttcctctttcttCGCCGTCCGACAAGGCCTGGCAGAAGAATACCACATACCCTATGCCACTTCTAGATCAAAGAGGAGATCCGGGCAAGGCGTGCCGCCTGGATCATAGTGGGCCTGCCTCCGAACTTGCCGGAGCTGGAGGAGGAGAAGGGGCAGCAATGGGACTGCTAACTGTGTAGACTGTAGTCCATCATAATGTTGTTGGTGGCACAATAAACCATAATTCTTACTCTTTTTTTCATGGGAAAGCCATAATTCATTCATTCATCATTAGTCATATGGTCTTAGCAGCCCAAGGAACGCAAACCCAACCTTGTAGCTGGGAGCCCACAACCCACGCTAGAGCAAAGGTAAATGAGAGAAGATCGACTAGGAGCCGGCAATTCCTATGTGATGCATTGAGCATCAAAATGTCGTTTCACACAAACAAGGCGCCCCAAATCTCGATGGGAATCCGGGCTCTAACGGCAAACTATGTAAACGCCAACTCACGAAAGGCGGAGAACAAGAATGGAGGATGGTGCAGACCTCCTATGGGTTTAGTTAAACTAAACGTGGATGcttcttttggtcatgaccaactAAGGGGCACAGCGGGTGCTGTTATAAGAGATGACAAAGGAAATTTCATTATAGGTGCAAATTGGAAGATTGAGTGCCCTGCGGATGCCCTGACAGCGGAAGCGTTGGGACTTAGGTTTGGCCTTTTGTTACCACAAAAAGGGGTTGCAATCGGCTTATTATCAATTCTGACAGCAAGTAATTGACATAATAAAGAACGGAAAATACTCTTCAGGAGCGGCGGCTGCAATTTTCGAGGATTGTTTTTTATGGCTTGTGATTTTCCTATTAGTAGATTCGAGCATTGTAATAGAGAAGCAAACAAAGTAGCTCATGAACTAGCTAGATTAGCAAAATATTCCAGTACTTCGGAGTGGATGGAGGAACCCAAGGAGAGTATTGTCCCGCTTCTTATAGACGATGTAACGATTATTTCTATTAAATAAAGTTgatggtttttttaaaaaaatggccGTCAATGTTAGATAGCAAACATACTACAACATCctgttttggagccctggttccatATCGTTTTTTTCCTCTTTACATGTTTATTTTGGGCTTTCTTTATTTTTCACTTGATCTTCATATTctcatcaaaaataaaaaaatgttcagaattatgAAACatgttcataaattttaaaaatattaagGTTTTTTAGAAAATATTTCCTATTTCTTAAAAAATATCAAAATACTGAAGAATTGATTGACTTTGCAAAAAATGTTCGTAAGTTTGGAAAATGTTAAAAATTGCAAAAACATATATTCAGCTTTTCAAAATTCTACTTTAAAAAAttcttcataaatttgaaaaataatTCATGCATTCAAAGAATGTTAAGAACTTTGGAAAAAATGCATTTAAATTTTTTCCCTAAAAAACTGTTTGCACATTTGAAAAATtcgtcaaaattttgaaaaatgatcATGTTTGCaaaaatatgttcacaaattttgaATAATTTTTATAGTTTTTTTTAAGTCAATTTTTTCAAAAAACTTTTCGTAGGAAACGGTAGTTACAACAACCGAGTTGCTACATTGCGACAATCGGTAGACCAGTCAAGCACTACATGTTCCCTTGTGTGGCAATCTGAGAATTAGATGCACAAAGCGTCCTATAGGACCTTCCCTTCGAGGCAGTTGTTACCGTTGGATAACTGAGTGTAACGTGCCCTGCTCGCGGCGGATCTGGGTAGCAAAGAgaaggaaggaagaagaaggagatctGTTGcttagaagggaaggaaggagttcTGGAGATCAGCTCCGATACAAGTCGAGTACAAAATGCATACCCACTCCCACACACACGCTAGACTATATGTAGCAGTCGCCAGTTGGCATCCGTGGCCAATCGCCGCGCATCTCCTCGTCACGCCTTGTCCACCTGGCTGTCGACTGGGTCGATGGTTGCTTGACTTGGGCCTGCCTGGCTCCGGGGCCCATCGTCAGGTGGCTCCAGGGTGGCCTTGACattctcccccccttgggaaacgGCTTGCCCCCAAGCCGTGAAGAGAGGAAAACGCTGGCGCAGTTGCTTTGGATCTTCCCAGGTGGCCAAGGAAATGGGCAACTCGGACCAGTGCACACAAACCTTCTGGACATCCCCAATGTTCGTCTTGACCGTGCGCTCTCCGATGATCGCCACTGGTTCATGCTCCATACCAAGGATCTCAGTGTTCGGGGGTAATTCTTGTTCGACTAAGGCGTCGCTGCCAATCGCTTTCTTCAGCTGCGACACGTGCACCACCGGGTGGATCTTGCTCCCTGCTGGCAAGTGAAGTTTGTAAGCTACCTTGCCAACTCTAGCCACAATCTTGTATGGTCCATAGTAACGAAATGCGAGCTTCTGGAACGGGCGTTGTGCGGCGGATGTCTGAATGAAGGGCAAACGCAAGAAGACTGAATCACCCACTTCAAACTCCCGGTCTGTGCTCTTTTT is a window of Triticum dicoccoides isolate Atlit2015 ecotype Zavitan chromosome 2B, WEW_v2.0, whole genome shotgun sequence DNA encoding:
- the LOC119369016 gene encoding putative disease resistance protein RGA1; its protein translation is MVGIGAMIAAALLKEVVQQIGSLVGGQIKLQLNLDKDLKEMKATLESIEALLKDAEHANTNNSMRLWLNRLKDAMYGISDMIDDFEVGTEAEPTRKLSIKKHLAVMMPCFTIGPKFTMANKMKTMREELQGITDQYQKFMLVPATNADEPNLIQMRETSSTMEASVIGRTEEENKIWVSLSESIIEELIVLAIHGIGGLGKTTLAKMIYNNKTKFEDYVRVWIYVSETFDLNKIGNSLISQLSENESLYTEKHMIHRSLAKLLANKKILIILDDLWAEDDSQLDSLIAMLKAGMGSKVVVIATTRNEVIARKISAIHSQTKKLTIPPHELASLTDEMCWTIIKEKSGFKSRDDKEQLKHIGEAIAAKCAGVALAAQSVGPILETMSYNQWKKVRDSDIWKVSTSSSDPKDKAATPVLASLRLSYTFMPRYLKLCFAYWAIFPKGCKISKGDLIHQWISLSFIGATLTFTAWELGEMYITQLLKLSFLEHSKIARFRHGPADVTGFTMHDLVHDLARSVMDDEILLAGNDGNIVGNRCHYALLNDCSKLLDSPRIRALRFMGSAEIRHDDAAFATTKSLRVLDLSECFIHELTDSIGRLKQLRYLNAPRVRNEVIPDSITRLSKLLYLSLRESSLSALPESIGEMEGLIYLDLSHCRSIKVLPESFGKLKKLVHLDLSECSALENIWNFMWSLKDLQYLNLSYLYRSGPLPESLDDLSCLQYLNLSYCFRQGENRMDCISALSKLEHLDLSRNNGITSLPESFYNLKRLHTLDLSCCMNIQMIPESICRIDSLKTLYLESCYSLVEIPASHPSTSFVSLPLFQVCVREGESSSNLVCLKDTNPEELHIVWLENVKSAEEAHSIKLMEKNNLKKLKLSWTDGADRFVDDKVLLEKLVPPRSLDDLVIDGYNGVSLPTWVSQQNLVTLTGMEHLEELSVSDSGGMSAWLIIHDCPKLRMGPLLPRALDRLEIRRSDNVLSSWGECKMSGTGASSSSSSSSSSSVLTTITILRVRDSALPMQQWRLLRHLSGIYALSIHSCADLTVSPDIILHLSSLTVLRIERCNISSLPHWVMDLTGLEDLFIRDCEGIRSLPDGIQQLTKLQLLEIDECPDLKQWCKSEENKTKLAHIEIVKVFR